In Ferroplasma sp., a single window of DNA contains:
- a CDS encoding acetate--CoA ligase family protein has translation MLEQLFKPKSIAIVGASSDSLKVGNIILRNISSSFSGKIYPVNNKNSEILGYAAYKNLRDIKDQVDLVVIVVPRDAVPGVMEDAAAIKAGAAIIITSGFKETDQHGAELEDRIMATARENNIRVLGPNTIGLITPEVNATFAFADVKRGKAAIVAQSGGLGVYMLNWAQESNVGISYFISLGNQADVDETDALQFLSSDVETRAVFSYLEGVSSGNKFLSVIPDVTKRKPVIFLKGGIGKTGAAAVKTHTASVAGSIDIFRAAVRTVGGIFVDNIEDMLNLAKIVLSSEPVTGDILIITNSGGHGVLATDAIDTEGLKEIELPDRIKQELLSVIPAQSTPRNPIDLSGDADYTRYNNALGIVKDLDCTKIVIVQSLPMVTCSDVAKAVVNYRGKGVIGITMGLDQNAAAKLLDSVSVPSFIFPEDAIKSIKYMVERPEPVKKIRTSNPIRKAADLVTGKTYLRDFEAMELMEIYGIGTPLYAMAENVDEAQAKSDTVGYPFVMKISPDTPVHKTDVKGVIMNVEKDTVSKAFTELNYKRVIMQQQVSGAEIFVGGIKDPVFGPAIVVGIGGVYMEVIKSLSYGICPVSEDEAYRMIKESKILDMLRARNSNYDVNATVSAISKISNMFIDLNIKEMDINPLIVNEKGAFAVDVRIVL, from the coding sequence ATGCTGGAACAATTATTTAAACCTAAAAGCATAGCAATTGTTGGTGCATCTTCTGATAGCCTCAAGGTCGGCAACATCATTTTAAGGAACATATCATCATCTTTCTCGGGCAAAATTTATCCTGTGAATAATAAAAATTCTGAAATACTGGGTTACGCTGCATATAAAAATTTGAGGGATATAAAGGATCAGGTCGATCTTGTTGTAATCGTTGTTCCAAGGGATGCTGTGCCAGGGGTGATGGAGGATGCAGCAGCAATAAAAGCAGGAGCTGCAATCATTATAACCTCTGGTTTTAAGGAAACTGACCAGCACGGGGCAGAACTTGAGGACAGGATAATGGCAACTGCCAGAGAAAATAATATACGTGTCCTTGGTCCAAACACGATCGGTTTAATAACACCTGAGGTTAACGCAACCTTTGCCTTTGCAGATGTAAAAAGGGGAAAGGCTGCAATTGTTGCACAGAGCGGTGGGCTGGGTGTGTACATGCTCAACTGGGCCCAGGAATCCAATGTGGGAATTAGCTATTTCATTAGCCTTGGGAACCAGGCAGATGTGGACGAAACGGATGCACTTCAATTCCTTTCCTCGGATGTTGAAACCAGGGCAGTATTTTCATATCTGGAGGGTGTTTCATCCGGGAATAAGTTCCTGTCAGTTATACCGGATGTTACAAAAAGAAAGCCAGTCATATTCCTGAAGGGCGGAATAGGAAAAACAGGGGCAGCCGCTGTTAAGACACATACAGCCAGTGTCGCAGGATCTATAGATATCTTCCGTGCTGCAGTGAGAACTGTTGGTGGCATATTTGTGGACAATATAGAGGACATGCTCAATCTTGCAAAGATAGTATTATCTTCAGAACCGGTAACAGGCGATATACTTATAATCACAAACTCTGGAGGACACGGAGTGCTGGCTACAGACGCAATAGATACGGAGGGTTTGAAGGAAATAGAACTTCCTGACAGGATAAAGCAGGAGCTATTGAGTGTGATACCGGCACAGAGTACGCCTAGAAATCCTATAGACCTTTCCGGGGATGCTGATTATACCAGATATAATAACGCCCTTGGGATAGTAAAGGATCTGGACTGTACTAAAATAGTTATTGTGCAGTCCTTACCCATGGTTACCTGTTCTGATGTTGCAAAGGCAGTGGTAAATTATCGCGGAAAGGGAGTAATAGGGATTACCATGGGCCTGGACCAGAACGCAGCGGCAAAGCTTCTCGACTCCGTATCGGTTCCATCATTTATATTCCCTGAGGACGCGATCAAATCAATAAAGTATATGGTGGAAAGGCCTGAACCTGTAAAAAAGATCAGGACATCCAATCCAATAAGGAAGGCAGCTGACCTGGTTACTGGAAAAACCTATCTTAGGGATTTTGAGGCAATGGAACTTATGGAGATATATGGAATAGGAACACCTCTCTATGCAATGGCTGAAAACGTGGATGAAGCCCAGGCAAAATCAGATACTGTTGGATATCCATTTGTAATGAAAATTTCACCTGATACACCTGTGCATAAAACAGACGTAAAAGGTGTTATTATGAATGTGGAGAAAGATACAGTTTCAAAGGCATTTACAGAACTCAACTATAAAAGGGTGATAATGCAGCAGCAGGTTTCCGGGGCCGAAATATTTGTCGGGGGAATAAAGGATCCCGTATTTGGGCCAGCTATTGTGGTGGGAATAGGAGGGGTTTATATGGAGGTCATAAAAAGCCTGAGCTATGGTATATGCCCTGTTTCCGAGGATGAAGCATACAGGATGATAAAGGAGAGTAAGATTCTGGACATGCTCAGGGCAAGGAATAGCAATTACGATGTAAATGCAACGGTGAGTGCCATATCGAAGATATCAAACATGTTTATAGATCTAAATATTAAGGAGATGGACATAAATCCATTAATTGTA
- a CDS encoding isochorismatase family protein, translated as MINPDDTSLVMINYSTEFFRHTFSKMEFLMGMDYMNSFISKYNIPVIFTKREICYNVSNPDLNVIHNLKEKNRKKNMPPESDYDENFIKEFNNKIAVKNEIKVQKEDIFYQSNIENVLKDTERKTVLFGGFLTDTDVFISSINAGMREYRSIVVSDISSTYSERLYFQSLEMISQFIDVIDTRDLGEDFPL; from the coding sequence ATGATAAATCCAGATGATACATCATTGGTTATGATTAATTACAGTACAGAGTTTTTCAGGCACACATTTAGCAAAATGGAATTTCTCATGGGTATGGATTATATGAATTCCTTCATCTCCAAATACAATATCCCTGTTATATTCACCAAAAGAGAAATCTGCTATAATGTCAGTAACCCTGATTTAAATGTAATACATAATTTAAAGGAAAAGAACAGGAAAAAGAATATGCCCCCGGAATCTGATTATGATGAAAATTTTATAAAGGAATTTAATAATAAGATAGCAGTAAAAAATGAAATAAAAGTTCAAAAAGAGGATATTTTTTATCAAAGCAATATTGAAAACGTCCTCAAAGATACTGAAAGAAAAACTGTATTATTTGGCGGATTTTTAACAGATACTGATGTGTTCATCAGCTCTATTAATGCAGGTATGCGTGAATATAGAAGCATAGTGGTATCTGACATATCCTCAACTTATTCTGAACGGTTATATTTCCAATCGCTGGAAATGATAAGCCAGTTCATAGATGTCATTGATACTAGGGACCTGGGTGAGGATTTTCCGTTATAG
- a CDS encoding class I SAM-dependent methyltransferase, protein MDGYDKTRDFFAKNSGYYSRSESHAGDNDLNILVDMIKLQGDMIGLDAATGAGFTAVKMAQRISKVYALDMVENMLEETGKLARKEGLKNIITVKGYVDSMPFENEKFDVVASRRAPHHFMDKNKFAKECYRVLKDGGRIGIDDMTAPDNVIKNLNEFEKIRDPSHMCAASPEEWEKILENAGFGNIQIKIYRRQVTFEQWLNPVDKSSDEGIQSLEYLMNDTSGFASAIRWDGKSFYKSWIVIVGTKL, encoded by the coding sequence ATGGATGGATATGATAAAACTAGAGATTTTTTTGCGAAAAATTCTGGATATTATTCTAGAAGTGAATCTCATGCAGGGGATAACGATCTTAACATTCTTGTAGATATGATTAAACTGCAGGGTGATATGATAGGACTGGACGCAGCTACTGGTGCCGGATTTACAGCAGTTAAAATGGCACAGAGAATTTCCAAAGTATATGCACTGGACATGGTCGAAAATATGCTGGAGGAAACAGGGAAACTGGCCAGGAAGGAAGGGCTTAAAAATATAATTACAGTTAAGGGTTATGTTGATTCAATGCCATTCGAGAATGAAAAATTTGATGTTGTTGCATCAAGAAGGGCCCCGCATCACTTCATGGATAAAAATAAATTTGCCAAAGAATGCTACAGGGTTTTGAAAGATGGTGGAAGGATAGGCATAGACGACATGACTGCGCCTGATAACGTAATAAAAAATCTTAATGAATTTGAGAAAATACGCGACCCATCACACATGTGCGCTGCATCTCCTGAAGAGTGGGAAAAAATTCTAGAAAATGCTGGATTTGGTAATATCCAGATCAAGATATACAGGAGACAGGTTACATTTGAACAGTGGTTAAATCCAGTTGATAAGAGTTCCGATGAGGGTATACAATCCCTTGAATACCTTATGAATGATACCAGTGGATTTGCTTCTGCAATAAGATGGGATGGGAAATCTTTTTATAAATCCTGGATAGTAATTGTGGGAACAAAACTTTAA
- a CDS encoding helix-turn-helix domain-containing protein has product MTHREEAQMDVKFRVKNKSCSLSGLYSEFGVNSRVIKKEMKEGIVYEIAEIYYKKNDLEKILASIRSNSEVINVDTLYSNENILIIKLTTEECPILGIIKKYSGEGKTTFTKEEKIEEGENVWYMSMTSVELVKELSERLKDATGDDVLVNIYKKSRVDKKSLFIVKEAYDLGFFDVPKRINLLELSATLNIPPTTLDLIIRKSLKYFLDVEIASGEKVQTTRE; this is encoded by the coding sequence ATGACACACAGGGAGGAAGCACAGATGGATGTTAAGTTCAGAGTAAAAAATAAGAGCTGTTCACTCAGTGGATTATATTCCGAATTTGGAGTTAATTCCAGGGTTATCAAGAAGGAAATGAAAGAGGGCATTGTTTATGAGATCGCTGAAATTTATTACAAAAAAAACGATCTAGAAAAGATACTTGCATCCATTAGATCAAACAGTGAGGTCATTAATGTTGATACCCTATATAGCAATGAGAACATATTGATAATAAAATTAACCACAGAGGAATGCCCCATACTGGGCATAATTAAAAAATATTCTGGAGAAGGAAAAACGACATTCACCAAGGAGGAAAAAATAGAGGAAGGCGAAAACGTTTGGTATATGTCCATGACCAGTGTGGAGCTTGTAAAAGAACTTTCAGAAAGGCTCAAGGATGCTACTGGTGATGATGTGTTAGTGAATATATATAAAAAATCCAGGGTTGATAAAAAATCGCTTTTCATAGTAAAGGAGGCATATGATCTTGGTTTTTTTGATGTCCCGAAGAGGATTAATCTTTTGGAACTTTCTGCAACTTTAAATATACCTCCCACAACCCTGGACTTAATTATAAGGAAGTCTCTGAAATATTTTCTCGATGTTGAAATTGCATCTGGAGAAAAAGTACAGACAACCAGGGAGTAG
- a CDS encoding 4-hydroxybenzoate octaprenyltransferase — MWDPGGARDVKSKLYIILRFLRMEQTFFSLPMAYLGAFLAIRGIPDLRILILIFFALFFVRIAGMTNDNLADRFIDAKNPRTKTRPLVTGVITVKNAYTLIAIGLVGYFISVYFINIVAFSISPLGALIIMSYPYMKRYTSFANYQIASIQGLSVMAGAIAAIGVHTPIYIIDRIPWFFVFATIFWALGFDLYNHIPDMEYDRENNLHSFATLLGKNALKFAGLNQILSVALAFGGDIVYRLNILSYATTTLHGGIMLAAFLLAYKGNFGKAFYYNIYASVVLAMGIIIDVALGFPAL; from the coding sequence ATGTGGGATCCGGGAGGAGCCAGGGACGTCAAGAGCAAATTGTACATAATTTTGAGGTTTCTGAGGATGGAGCAGACATTTTTCAGTCTCCCCATGGCATATCTTGGAGCGTTCCTTGCTATACGGGGAATTCCGGACTTAAGGATACTGATACTAATTTTCTTTGCACTGTTTTTTGTTAGAATTGCCGGAATGACAAATGATAACCTGGCCGACAGGTTCATAGACGCAAAAAACCCCAGAACAAAAACAAGGCCGCTGGTAACCGGTGTCATTACTGTAAAAAATGCGTATACATTGATTGCAATAGGCCTCGTCGGATATTTTATATCTGTGTATTTTATCAATATTGTGGCTTTTTCAATATCGCCACTTGGTGCACTTATTATTATGAGTTATCCTTATATGAAGAGATATACATCATTTGCAAATTACCAGATTGCATCAATACAGGGGCTTTCTGTCATGGCAGGTGCAATAGCTGCCATAGGTGTTCACACCCCTATTTATATAATAGATAGAATACCATGGTTTTTCGTATTTGCAACCATATTCTGGGCACTGGGATTCGATCTTTATAATCACATACCTGATATGGAATATGATAGGGAAAACAACCTGCACAGTTTTGCCACCCTGCTCGGAAAAAATGCACTTAAATTCGCTGGCCTCAATCAGATTCTCTCAGTGGCCCTGGCATTCGGCGGGGATATTGTATATAGATTGAATATTCTATCCTATGCAACCACAACCCTTCACGGAGGAATCATGCTGGCCGCATTCCTGCTCGCATATAAGGGTAACTTTGGCAAGGCATTTTATTACAATATATACGCTTCCGTGGTGCTGGCCATGGGCATTATAATCGATGTGGCACTGGGGTTTCCAGCATTATGA
- the rpiA gene encoding ribose-5-phosphate isomerase RpiA produces MYEEEKKLAAMEALKYVHSGMKIGLGTGSTTKYFLDGLGEMVKSGKISDITGVPTSIRTEELARSYGIKTANNVEGIEIDFDGADEFDPAGNLVKGGGGALVREKIVAYNSSDVYIMADHSKFSQRLHNFPLPVEVLPFMEESTRKNIEELGCVSTFRDRKKFRSDNGNYILDCKFEYTDPDLESRIKMIPGVVEVGIFRGIATRIFMGNGGQCRIMDFKKS; encoded by the coding sequence ATGTATGAAGAGGAAAAAAAACTTGCTGCAATGGAGGCTTTAAAATATGTGCATAGCGGCATGAAGATCGGGCTCGGTACGGGGTCAACAACAAAGTATTTTCTTGACGGCCTGGGGGAAATGGTGAAATCCGGAAAAATTTCAGATATTACGGGCGTCCCCACCTCCATCAGAACAGAGGAACTGGCCAGGTCCTATGGGATAAAAACTGCCAACAACGTGGAGGGAATTGAAATAGATTTCGATGGTGCTGATGAATTCGACCCTGCAGGCAATCTTGTCAAGGGTGGTGGTGGGGCACTTGTAAGGGAAAAAATAGTGGCGTATAATAGCAGTGATGTCTATATAATGGCTGATCACTCTAAATTTTCACAGAGATTGCATAATTTTCCACTTCCAGTGGAAGTTCTCCCCTTCATGGAGGAAAGCACCAGAAAAAACATAGAAGAATTGGGATGTGTTTCAACTTTCAGAGACCGGAAAAAGTTCAGGAGTGACAATGGTAATTATATCCTTGACTGTAAATTTGAATACACAGACCCGGATCTGGAATCCCGAATTAAAATGATCCCCGGTGTTGTTGAAGTTGGAATATTCAGGGGCATAGCCACCAGAATATTCATGGGGAATGGTGGACAATGCAGAATAATGGATTTTAAAAAATCATAA
- a CDS encoding PhoU domain-containing protein, which translates to MQSVRKIQLTGGSTYIVSLPSKWVKSNNLQQSSEVKIEESRNRLILYGSGDVKTDIEKHLVLNSKMDSKSIQRALISLYISGYDTLAITSSFYISDETREAIKKFSKLVIGIEIFEEDSKRIVLQNVLNSNSYPIYNSIKRMSLNVESMIYDTIKGINDRDLDLLRNVIERDDEIDRFQWYIYREVKGKSCEDPNSIYYLIISRILERMADHTVNICKIWLDREDVEVPYQKIVENLTFSLDLYKKSMALFYSKKYNGLNDIISFKKTIMTQKKELLDLGRNSDIATVSFSSEEISRIALYSTDIAELAMDMVLSMQNEITL; encoded by the coding sequence ATGCAATCAGTCAGAAAGATACAGCTTACAGGCGGGTCAACATACATAGTATCGTTACCCTCGAAATGGGTAAAGAGCAACAACCTGCAACAGAGCAGCGAGGTCAAGATAGAAGAATCCAGAAACAGGTTAATACTCTATGGTAGCGGTGATGTGAAAACCGATATAGAAAAGCATCTGGTCCTCAACTCCAAAATGGATTCCAAAAGCATTCAGAGGGCCCTTATTTCTCTATATATATCAGGATATGACACTCTTGCGATAACCAGCTCATTTTACATTAGCGATGAAACACGCGAGGCAATAAAAAAATTTTCAAAACTTGTTATAGGCATAGAAATATTTGAGGAAGACTCAAAGAGAATCGTGCTTCAGAATGTACTTAATTCCAATTCATATCCTATATACAATTCCATAAAACGTATGTCACTGAATGTTGAATCTATGATTTACGACACGATCAAGGGCATAAACGACAGGGACCTTGACCTACTAAGGAATGTTATAGAGCGTGATGATGAAATAGATCGTTTTCAATGGTACATATACAGGGAGGTAAAGGGTAAAAGCTGTGAAGACCCAAATAGCATATACTACTTAATTATATCAAGGATTCTGGAAAGGATGGCAGATCATACAGTGAACATATGTAAAATCTGGCTGGATAGGGAAGATGTGGAGGTTCCCTACCAAAAGATTGTTGAGAACCTTACATTCTCACTTGATCTATATAAAAAATCAATGGCGCTCTTCTACTCTAAAAAATATAACGGCCTCAACGATATAATATCATTCAAAAAAACTATAATGACCCAGAAAAAGGAGCTTCTTGACCTGGGGAGAAATTCTGACATTGCAACTGTATCTTTTTCATCAGAAGAAATATCCAGGATAGCACTATATTCCACGGATATAGCCGAACTTGCAATGGACATGGTGCTTTCAATGCAGAATGAAATAACATTATGA
- a CDS encoding NAD(P)/FAD-dependent oxidoreductase, with translation MVYDVIISGAGPSGSYLAYLLSKNGYSVLQLEEHKEIGKPVECTGLVSERVFGYVKSKSQINEVHGANVFFPNGKSIHISKGEKTIVMYRDEFDKDVSAMAIGTGTDTRINARVLDARVNDDYAEVKYRENGEIKYQKASIVVGADGATSRIRQALNYERPRKLISTYQVDSSFHLEDQDDVNVFIGSENSKGFFGWAVPSGEITRIGVGVDHVTAIKYFKNINSRFERSQILGINAGPIPINYLKKTYSSRSVLLGDAAGIVKPLSGGGIYTGIVSAKNAYTAINHAFEKDDFSEKSMSEYQKLWKREIGRELYIDSIIQRYFARISTNDEMLNKIYSTIDTEDIIKRINSLGDIDYPARVVFSILMRKPRLVKYFLLGG, from the coding sequence ATGGTGTACGATGTAATTATATCGGGGGCTGGCCCCTCTGGGTCCTATTTAGCATATTTACTATCAAAAAACGGGTACAGTGTACTTCAGTTAGAGGAGCATAAGGAAATAGGAAAGCCGGTAGAATGTACTGGGCTTGTATCAGAAAGGGTATTTGGGTACGTAAAATCAAAATCTCAGATTAATGAGGTACATGGGGCAAACGTATTTTTTCCCAATGGAAAAAGTATACACATATCAAAGGGGGAAAAAACCATAGTAATGTACAGGGACGAATTTGACAAAGACGTATCCGCCATGGCAATAGGTACAGGCACAGACACAAGGATAAACGCCAGGGTTCTAGACGCCAGGGTAAATGATGACTACGCCGAGGTGAAATACCGTGAAAATGGAGAAATAAAGTATCAAAAGGCCAGCATTGTTGTGGGTGCAGATGGTGCAACCAGCAGAATAAGACAGGCACTGAACTATGAAAGGCCAAGAAAACTTATATCCACATATCAGGTAGATTCTTCATTTCACCTAGAAGACCAGGATGATGTTAATGTCTTTATAGGTTCAGAAAATAGCAAGGGTTTTTTTGGCTGGGCAGTGCCATCAGGAGAAATAACCAGGATAGGCGTTGGTGTGGACCATGTAACCGCAATCAAGTATTTCAAAAATATAAATAGTAGATTCGAAAGATCACAGATCCTGGGCATAAATGCTGGACCGATCCCCATAAATTACCTTAAGAAGACATACTCCAGCAGATCGGTCCTGCTTGGTGATGCGGCCGGAATAGTGAAACCACTCTCTGGAGGAGGGATTTACACCGGTATAGTATCAGCCAAAAATGCATATACAGCCATCAACCATGCCTTTGAAAAAGATGATTTTTCAGAGAAGTCCATGAGCGAATACCAGAAGCTCTGGAAGCGCGAAATAGGAAGAGAACTATATATTGATTCGATTATTCAGAGATATTTTGCCAGAATAAGCACAAATGATGAAATGTTGAATAAAATATACAGTACCATAGACACTGAGGACATAATAAAAAGGATTAATTCCCTTGGTGATATAGACTATCCTGCGAGGGTTGTATTTTCTATTCTCATGAGAAAACCCAGACTGGTCAAATATTTCCTTTTAGGTGGGTAG
- a CDS encoding DMT family transporter — MKGKIFYFMLLISVVVIWGATFPIMKLSLYYITPTMLLSFRFLLSGLLMMPIVMKNKMLVEKKNVILGITGGILLFIAYYTQTVGLEYTTSSQSGLITGMYVVLLPIISLLYLKIKLNKIDVIAVSVGFIGLILMSSLKFNSADSFGDLLTFICAIFYAIQTAYVFKYTKFLDSMVFTFYQLVIVGVLSTIFLPFSWEPSGLSKPIVIFTIVFTAIFASFFAILINTKALMYIEPTAAGVVYVGEPVFAVIASILILREIPTLYIIAGGIIIVLAMLMETVHKYIETRGSMNI; from the coding sequence ATGAAGGGGAAGATTTTTTATTTTATGCTCCTGATTTCCGTTGTGGTCATATGGGGGGCGACGTTTCCAATTATGAAACTCTCGCTGTATTATATTACCCCAACCATGCTACTTTCTTTCAGATTCCTCCTTTCCGGGTTACTCATGATGCCCATTGTAATGAAAAATAAAATGCTGGTAGAAAAAAAGAACGTAATTCTTGGGATAACGGGAGGAATACTTCTGTTTATTGCATATTATACACAAACAGTTGGTCTGGAATATACAACTTCCTCCCAGTCTGGGCTTATAACCGGGATGTATGTTGTATTGCTTCCCATAATTTCTCTCCTGTACCTAAAGATAAAGCTCAATAAAATTGATGTGATTGCAGTTTCAGTTGGGTTTATAGGACTTATTTTAATGTCGTCCCTGAAATTCAATTCAGCCGACTCATTCGGTGACCTTCTGACATTTATATGTGCCATATTTTATGCAATTCAGACGGCCTATGTATTCAAATATACAAAATTCCTGGACAGTATGGTTTTCACATTTTACCAGCTAGTCATAGTAGGAGTTCTCTCAACAATCTTCCTTCCATTCAGCTGGGAGCCATCGGGCCTATCAAAACCTATAGTTATTTTTACAATTGTTTTTACTGCCATTTTTGCCAGCTTCTTTGCCATACTTATAAACACGAAGGCATTAATGTATATTGAGCCCACCGCCGCTGGGGTGGTATATGTGGGTGAGCCGGTGTTTGCTGTTATTGCGTCCATACTTATATTGAGGGAAATACCTACACTGTACATTATCGCAGGTGGCATTATAATAGTACTGGCAATGCTTATGGAGACTGTCCATAAATATATAGAAACCAGAGGCTCCATGAATATATAA
- a CDS encoding magnesium-dependent phosphatase-1 gives MIRPWILAMDLDGTVWDHLNISGVEPPYTRINAISIKNRDNVTVTIFEDAVRFIKWARENGAITTTLSWNRRDYVDEALETFGIASLFDYSSTDHTPDKDQRLLKLINTLGEIGVYIPVDRVVYIDDRDIHMEAIKKNVGDIVFINIWKSTKNYDDASKIIKERILADGTVPI, from the coding sequence ATGATTAGACCTTGGATTCTGGCCATGGATCTTGACGGAACCGTATGGGACCATCTGAATATCTCTGGGGTTGAGCCGCCATATACAAGAATCAATGCAATAAGTATAAAAAACAGGGATAATGTAACTGTTACAATTTTCGAAGATGCAGTACGATTTATTAAATGGGCAAGGGAAAATGGTGCTATTACAACAACCCTGAGCTGGAATCGAAGGGATTACGTTGATGAGGCACTGGAAACCTTTGGCATCGCGAGTTTATTTGACTACAGCTCAACTGACCACACACCTGACAAGGATCAGAGATTATTAAAATTAATAAACACCCTGGGGGAGATAGGAGTTTATATACCTGTAGATAGGGTTGTGTATATCGATGATAGGGATATACATATGGAAGCAATTAAAAAGAATGTGGGTGATATAGTTTTCATAAATATCTGGAAATCCACCAAAAATTATGATGATGCAAGCAAAATAATTAAAGAGCGGATACTGGCAGATGGTACTGTACCCATTTAA
- a CDS encoding GNAT family N-acetyltransferase: protein MLNNVVISEVKSEEDFSNGINIYEEAFPASEKRPVEDIRRNIEKDHEKMFIGKYDGNPAIFIMMWPVNDSDFLFLDYIAVKKEYRGNGLGSLFLQKIFDIEEGYNHVIFEVENPGEGDNKNQRMKRIKFYRRAGAKTLTGFKYFLPPRNNNKSQEMKLMIMSRKNIKKLEGEKIQVVLEQIYTHIYKRRSDDKTLNGILDNIPDDIQLE, encoded by the coding sequence ATGTTAAACAATGTTGTTATATCAGAGGTAAAATCAGAGGAGGACTTTAGTAATGGCATAAATATTTACGAGGAAGCGTTCCCGGCATCAGAGAAAAGACCTGTGGAGGATATAAGGAGGAATATAGAAAAAGACCATGAAAAAATGTTTATTGGAAAATACGATGGAAACCCGGCAATATTTATAATGATGTGGCCAGTTAATGATTCTGATTTTTTATTTCTGGATTATATTGCTGTCAAGAAAGAGTACAGGGGGAATGGGCTTGGATCACTGTTTCTTCAAAAAATATTCGACATAGAGGAAGGGTATAATCACGTAATATTCGAGGTGGAAAATCCCGGTGAGGGAGACAATAAGAATCAGAGAATGAAGAGAATAAAATTTTACCGCCGGGCGGGTGCAAAAACATTGACAGGTTTTAAATATTTCCTTCCCCCCAGGAACAATAACAAATCACAGGAAATGAAACTCATGATAATGTCCAGAAAGAATATTAAGAAGCTTGAGGGAGAGAAAATACAGGTAGTGCTGGAACAAATTTACACACATATATACAAAAGGAGAAGTGATGATAAAACACTCAATGGTATACTTGACAATATTCCAGATGATATACAGCTGGAATGA